A stretch of the Aegilops tauschii subsp. strangulata cultivar AL8/78 chromosome 4, Aet v6.0, whole genome shotgun sequence genome encodes the following:
- the LOC109749087 gene encoding 63 kDa globulin-like protein, translating to MATRARVTIPLLFLLGTSLLFAAAVSASHDEEDDRRGGHSLQQCVQRCQQDRPRYSHARCVQECRDDQQQHGRHEQEEQGRGHGRHGEGGREEEQGRGRGRHGQGEREEEQGRGHGRHGQGEREEEQGRGRGRHGQEEREEHGRREQEEQGQGRGRRGEGERDEEHGDSRRPYVFGPRSFRSIIRSDHGFVKALRPFDEVSRLLRGIRNYRVAIMEVNPRAFVVPGLTDADGVGYVAQGEGVLTVIENGEKRSYTVREGDVIVAPAGSIMHLANTDGRRKLIIAKILHTISVPGMFQYFSAKPLLASLSKRVLRAALKTSDERLERLLDPRQGQEKTGGSMSIVRASEEQLHELSRQASEGSQGHHWPLPPFRGDSRDTYNLLEQRPKIANRHGRLYEADARSFHALAQHDVRVAVANITPGSMTAPYLNTQSFKLAVVLEGEGEVQIVCPHLGRDSERREQGKGRWSEEEDDDQRQQRRRGSGSESESESEEQQDQQRYQTIRARVSRGSAFVVPPGHPVVEIASSQGSSNLQVVCFEINAERNERVWLAGRNNVIGKLDNPAQELTFGRPAREVQEVFRAKDQQDEGFVAGPEQQEQERGDRRRGDRGRGDEAVEAFLRMATAAL from the exons ATGGCGACCAGAGCCAGAGTAACCATCCCTCTCCTCTTCCTCCTGGGAACCAGCCTTCTCTTCGCCGCGGCTGTTTCGGCCTCCCATGACGAGGAGGACGACAGGCGCGGTGGGCACTCGCTGCAGCAGTGCGTGCAGCGGTGCCAGCAGGACCGGCCGCGGTACTCGCATGCCCGGTGCGTGCAGGAGTGCCGGGACGACCAGCAGCAGCACGGAAGGCACGAGCAGGAGGAGCAGGGCCGCGGCCATGGCCGGCACGGCGAGGGGGGGCGTGAGGAGGAGCAGGGCCGTGGGCGTGGCCGGCACGGCCAGGGAGAGCGTGAGGAGGAGCAGggccgtggccatggccggcacgGCCAGGGAGAGCGTGAGGAGGAGCAGGGCCGCGGCCGTGGGCGGCACGGCCAGGAAGAGCGTGAGGAGCACGGGAGGCGCGAGCAGGAGGAGCAGGGCCAAGGCCGTGGCCGGCGCGGCGAGGGAGAGCGTGATGAGGAGCACGGGGATAGCCGCCGGCCGTACGTGTTCGGCCCGCGCAGCTTCCGTAGCATCATCCGGAGCGACCACGGGTTCGTCAAGGCACTTCGCCCGTTCGACGAAGTGTCCAGGCTCCTCCGGGGCATCAGGAACTACCGCGTCGCCATCATGGAGGTGAACCCGCGCGCGTTCGTCGTGCCGGGACTCACGGACGCGGACGGCGTCGGCTACGTCGCTCAAG GCGAGGGGGTACTGACGGTGATTGAGAACGGCGAGAAGCGGTCCTACACCGTCAGGGAAGGCGATGTCATCGTGGCGCCGGCGGGGTCTATCATGCACCTGGCCAACACCGACGGCCGGAGGAAGCTGATCATCGCCAAGATTCTCCACACCATCTCCGTGCCCGGCATGTTCCAG TATTTCTCGGCCAAGCCTCTCTTGGCGAGTTTGAGCAAACGCGTGCTGAGAGCGGCTCTCAAG ACCTCCGATGAGCGCCTGGAGAGGCTGTTAGATCCGCGCCAAGGCCAGGAGAAGACAGGGGGGTCCATGTCCATCGTCCGCGCGTCCGAGGAGCAGCTCCACGAGCTGAGTCGCCAGGCGTCCGAGGGCAGCCAAGGCCATCACTGGCCCCTCCCCCCGTTCCGCGGCGACTCGCGCGACACCTACAACCTCCTGGAGCAGCGCCCCAAGATCGCCAACCGCCATGGCCGCCTCTACGAGGCCGACGCCCGCAGCTTCCACGCCCTCGCCCAGCACGACGTCCGTGTCGCCGTGGCCAACATCACGCCG GGTTCTATGACCGCGCCGTACTTGAACACCCAGTCGTTCAAGCTCGCCGTCGTGCTGGAAGGCGAGGGCGAGGTGCAGATCGTGTGCCCGCACCTCGGCCGCGACAGCGAGCGCCGCGAGCAAGGCAAGGGCAGGTGGAGcgaggaagaggacgacgacCAGCGGCAGCAACGCCGACGCGGGTCCGGCTCCGAGTCCGAGTCCGAGTCGGAGGAGCAGCAGGATCAGCAGAGATACCAGACCATCCGCGCGAGGGTGTCACGCGGCTCGGCGTTCGTGGTGCCCCCCGGCCACCCGGTGGTGGAGATCGCCTCGTCCCAAGGCAGCAGCAACCTCCAGGTGGTGTGCTTCGAGATCAACGCCGAGCGGAACGAGAGGGTGTGGCTCGCCGGGAGGAACAACGTGATCGGCAAGCTGGACAACCCCGCCCAGGAGCTCACGTTCGGCAGGCCCGCCAGGGAGGTGCAGGAGGTGTTCCGCGCCAAGGATCAGCAGGACGAGGGCTTCGTCGCCGGTCCCGAGCAGCAGGAGCAGGAGCGCGGGGACCGCCGCCGTGGTGACCGCGGGCGCGGCGACGAAGCCGTGGAGGCGTTCCTGAGGATGGCGACCGCCGCGCTCTGA
- the LOC109749083 gene encoding 63 kDa globulin-like protein translates to MATRARVTIPLLFLLGTSLLFAAAVSASHDEEEDRRGGHSLQQCVQRCQQDRPRYSHARCVQECRGDQQQHGRHEQEEQGRGRGRHGEGEREEEQGGGGRGRHGEGEREEEEGRGRGRHGEGEREEHGRHEQGRGRRGEGEGDEEQGGSRRPYVFGPRNFRSIIRSDHGFVKALRPFDEVSRLLRGIRNYRVAIMEVNPRAFVVPGFTDADGVGYVAQGEGVLTVIESGEKRSYTVRQGDVIVAPAGSIMHLANTDARRKLVIAKILHTISVPGRFQYFSAKPLLASLSKRVLRAALKTSDEQLGRLLGRRQGKEEESRSISIVRASEEQLRELSRQASEGGQGHHWPLPPFRGDSRDTFNLLEQRPKIANRHGRLYEADARSFHALAQHDVRVAVANITPGSMTAPYLNTQSFKLAVVLEGEGEVEIVCPHLGRDSERREQGKGRWSEEEEDDQRQQRRRGSGSGSESEEEQQDQQRYETVRARVSRGSAFVVPPGHPVVEIASSRGSSNLQVVCFEINAERNERVWLAGRNNVIGKLDNPAQELTFGRPAREVQEVFRAKDQQDEGFVAGPEQDQERGERGRGDDAVGAFLRMATGAF, encoded by the exons ATGGCGACCAGAGCCAGAGTAACCATCCCTCTCCTCTTCCTCCTGGGCACAAGCCTTCTCTTCGCCGCGGCTGTTTCGGCCTCccatgacgaggaggaggacagGCGCGGTGGGCACTCGCTGCAGCAGTGCGTGCAGCGGTGCCAGCAGGACCGGCCGCGGTACTCGCATGCCCGGTGCGTGCAGGAGTGCCGGGGCGACCAGCAGCAGCACGGAAGGCACGAGCAGGAGGAGCAGGGCCGTGGCCGTGGCCGGCACGGCGAGGGAGAGCGCGAGGAggagcaaggcggcggcggccgtggcaGGCACGGCGAGGGAGAgcgtgaggaggaggagggccgtGGCCGTGGGCGGCACGGCGAGGGAGAGCGTGAGGAGCACGGAAGGCACGAGCAAGGCCGTGGCCGGCGCGGCGAGGGAGAGGGTGATGAGGAGCAGGGGGGTAGCCGCCGGCCGTACGTGTTCGGCCCGCGCAACTTCCGTAGCATCATCCGGAGCGACCACGGGTTCGTCAAGGCCCTTCGCCCGTTCGACGAAGTGTCCAGGCTCCTCCGGGGCATCAGGAACTACCGCGTCGCCATCATGGAGGTGAACCCGCGCGCGTTCGTCGTGCCGGGATTCACCGACGCGGACGGCGTCGGCTACGTCGCTCAAG gcgAGGGGGTGCTGACGGTGATCGAGAGCGGCGAGAAGCGGTCCTACACCGTCAGGCAAGGCGATGTGATCGTGGCGCCGGCGGGGTCCATCATGCACCTGGCCAACACCGACGCCCGGAGGAAGCTGGTCATCGCCAAGATTCTCCACACCATCTCCGTGCCCGGCAGGTTCCAG TATTTCTCGGCCAAGCCTCTCCTCGCGAGTTTGAGCAAACGCGTGCTCAGAGCGGCTTTGAAG ACCTCCGACGAGCAGCTGGGGAGGCTGCTCGGCAGGCGCCAAGGCAAGGAGGAGGAGTCCAGGTCCATCTCCATCGTCCGCGCGTCAGAGGAGCAGCTCCGCGAGCTGAGTCGGCAGGCGTCCGAGGGCGGGCAGGGCCACCACTGGCCTCTCCCCCCGTTCCGCGGCGACTCGCGCGACACCTTCAACCTCCTGGAGCAGCGCCCCAAGATCGCCAACCGCCACGGCCGCCTCTACGAGGCCGACGCCCGCAGCTTCCACGCCCTCGCCCAACACGACGTCCGTGTCGCCGTGGCCAACATCACGCCG GGCTCTATGACCGCGCCGTACTTGAACACGCAGTCGTTCAAGCTCGCCGTCGTGCTGGAAGGCGAGGGCGAGGTGGAGATCGTGTGCCCGCACCTCGGCCGGGACAGCGAGCGCCGCGAGCAAGGCAAGGGCAGGTGGAgcgaggaagaggaggacgaCCAGCGGCAGCAACGCCGACGCGGGTCCGGATCCGGGTCCGAGTCGGAGGAGGAGCAGCAGGATCAGCAGAGGTACGAGACGGTCCGCGCGcgggtgtcgcgcggctcggcgTTCGTGGTGCCCCCCGGCCACCCGGTCGTGGAGATCGCCTCGTCCCGCGGCAGCAGCAACCTCCAGGTGGTGTGCTTCGAGATCAACGCCGAGAGGAACGAGAGGGTGTGGCTCGCCGGGAGGAACAACGTGATCGGCAAGCTGGACAACCCCGCCCAGGAGCTCACGTTCGGCAGGCCCGCCAGGGAGGTGCAGGAGGTGTTCCGCGCCAAGGATCAGCAGGACGAGGGCTTCGTCGCCGGGCCCGAGCAGGATCAGGAGCGCGGGGAGCGCGGGCGCGGTGACGACGCCGTGGGGGCGTTCCTGAGGATGGCGACCGGCGCGTTCTGA